Sequence from the Microbacterium dextranolyticum genome:
AAGGGCGCGACTACGCCGCCGACCATCGGTGGACGATGGCACGCGCGTTCATCACGCGAGACGACATGGATCCCGTGACGCGAGTCAGCGGATTGCTCGTCCTGTTCTACGGGCTCCACCTGACCCGCATCGCAGCGATCACCCGCGCACAAGTCGATACGACCGCGCGCCCCATGACGCTGACGGTCGGAACTGAACCGATCGAGCTGCCCGAAGTCCTCGCCGAAGCAATGGTCCAGCTGCTCGACGGCAACCGCTCCGACACTTGGCTCTTCCCGGGCAGGAACCCGGGCCGACCGATCACCCCCGGGCCGCTCAGCCGTCGACTCCGTCAAGAAGGACTCCTCGCCGGCAGCGCTCGTGTCACCGCGCTGATGGACCTCACCCGACAACTGCATCCTCGAATCGTGTCCGACCTGCTCGGCATCACGGCGTCATCAGCTGCCGCCTGGGCACGCCTCTCCGGGGGCGAATGGTCCGACTATCCCGCGCTGCGCTCAACCTCGACCTGAGCACCAATGGCCTCCCGCTACGCTTGCGCCTCCAGTGGGACTGCCTGAATTATCGGACAGACCCCCGGGCTTGGCTACAGATAGCGGCAGACCTGATCCGAGCTGCACGTGTCGGGCTCGACGTGCTCGGCCTGGTCGCGGAGCCCGGCGAGGGTGTCGCGCAGGTCGTGGAGCTGCCTGAGCTGCTGGTCGATATCGGTGAGGCGTGCGTCGAGGAGGTCGCGGACGTGGCTGCAGGGCGCTTGGCCGTGGTCGCGGATGTGGAGGATCTGCTGGATCTGGGCGAGGGTGAGTCCAGCGGCTTGGCCGCGGTGGATGAAGTCGATTCGGGCGATGGTCTCGGCGGTGTAGTTGCGGTAGCCGCTGGGCGTGCGCCCGGCCGGCGGCAGGAGCCCCTGGTCCTCGTAGAACCGCAACGTCTTCGCCGTGGTGCCGGCCGCGTCGGCGAGCTCTCCGATCCGCATTCCCCGCCCCCCCTTTTCGCTGGTCGCAAATTTCGTGCTTGACCTTCCCCTGTGGTGGAAGGTTCATGATGAGTGTATCAGCGGGATGTTCCAAGATGTCCAGGGAGGAATAAGGATGCCATCGAGGTTTGATCTGGCCGTGATTGGGTCGGGTGGCGCGGCATTCGCCGCGGCGATCCGCGCCACCACACTGGGAAAGTCGGTGGTGATGATCGAGCGCGGCACGTTGGGCGGCACGTGCGTGAACACGGGGTGCGTTCCGTCCAAGGCGCTGCTCGCGGCCGCCGAGGCCCGCCACGTGGCCGCGGATGCGGGCTCCCGGTTCCCGGGGATCGCCGCCACCGCTGGCCCGGTAGACATGCACGGGCTGGTGGGTGGCAAGCAGGACCTGGTCGAGGCGATGCGGAGTGAGAAGTACATCGACGTGGCAGAAGCCTACGGCTGGCCGGTCCGCCAGGGCGAGGCGGCGTTCGCCGGCACGCCGGATGCGTCGGTCCTCGAGGTCACCGCCGCGGACGGCACCGTCGAAACCATCGAGGCCGCCCACTACCTCATCGCCACAGGCTCCCGCCCGTGGGCTCCTGCCATCGAGGGGCTGGACGGCGTCGACTTTCTCACCTCGACGTCGGCGATGGAGCTGTCCGAGGTGCCTGACTCGCTGCTGGTGCTCGGCGGGGGCTATGTGGCGCTGGAGATGGCACAGTTGTTCGCCCGGCTCGGCTCGAAGGTGACTCTGCTGGTGAGGTCCCGGCTGGCGTCGAAGGAGGAGCCGGAAGTCTCCAAGGCGTTGCAGGAAATCTTCGCCGACGAGGGCATCCGAGTGGTCCGCCGCGCCATCCCCACCCGCGTCACCCGCGACCCGGGCACCGGCCAGATCGTCGCCGCGGCCGAGGTCTCGGGCGGCGTGCAGGAGTTCCGTGCCGACGAGATCCTCGTCGCGCTCGGCCGCGCCCCGGTCACCGACGGGCTCAACCTCGAGACCGTGCAAGTGAAGACCGGCGCGGCCGGAGAGGTCGTGGTCACCGACCAGTTGCAGTCCTCCAACCCTCGCGTCTGGGCGGCTGGGGATGTCACCGGGCACCCCGAGTTCGTCTACGTCGCAGCCCGGCACGGCACGTTGGTCGCCGAGAACGCCTTCACTGACGCCAGCACGTCGGTCGACTACACGCGGATGCCGCGGGTCACATTCACGAGCCCTGCCGTCGGCGCGGTCGGGATGACCGAGAAGGAGGTCATCGCGGCCGGGATCCGCTGCGACTGCCGTGTCCTGCCACTGGAGTACGTGCCCCGCGCGCTGGTGAACCGGGACACCCGCGGGTTCATCAAGATGGTCGCCAACGCGGACACCGGCGAGATCCTCGGCCTGACCGCGGTCGCCAAGGACGCCGGCGAACTCGCCGCCGCAGGTGTCCACATCCTCGGCAAGACCATCACCGAGGTCGCCGACGCGTGGGCCCCGTACCTGACCACGGCCGAAGGCATCCGGATCGTAGCCAAGGCCTTCACCACCGATGTGTCGATGCTGTCCTGCTGCGCCTGACCGCGCGCCAGACAGCGGATCCACCCCATCAGAAACTGGAGCCTCGCCCGCTCCTCGATCGGCCCGCCCGGGTCGAATCGATCTCCCCGGCCAGCGGCGACACGATCCGCGTCACCGTCGACTCGACCGCCGGTGTCACTAGCGTGGAACCGGCGACCGCGGTGGTGTCCTTGGTCAGCCCCGAGGCCATGCACTCGATTCGCTCCTCGTTCTGCAACCAGGTCCACTACTTCGCTTCCCGCGAGGACGCCGCCGGATGGCTCACGGAACACCCGATGGCCCAAATCCTCACGGTCGCCGATGCCTTCGAGGTTGGCAGCACCCTGATCACCGAGATGCTCGAGCGCCCCCGGACCGGTGCCGACGAACTGTCTGGAAGCTGCTGCGGTCCCGAGACCTGCTGCTGAGACGGCACCACGAGAGGACAGAACACCAATGCCTCCCAACCAGGACGACCAGCGAGGCGGCCGTGGCCTGCTCCTTGGGGCCGTCGCCGCACTGCTCGTGGTCGGCTGCTGCGCCCTCCTTCCACTTCTCGTCGTCGGAGGCACGATCACAGGGATCGGCACCCTCCTCCGCAACCCGTGGGTGATCACGGGCGGTGCCGCACTCCTGATCCTCGCGGTGGTTGCAAGCATCGTGATGACAGCGCGTGCCAGGCGACACCGCCGCGAAAACGACCCCGACTGCTGCCCGCCCCTTCTCCCGACCATAACGAAGACAGACCCGAGGCGAAGGGAAACCGGAACCAAATGATCATGGCCATTAGACCCCGGCATACGGCCCGCCCGATAGGCCCCTAGCCAGCAGGCAAGTCGCCGATCAACGCGCGCGAACTCTGATGTGAAATCTAAAGGTCATCCGCATGGTCCCGGATCAAGCCGTCACGCGGCGGCGACGTCCTGCGCGGTCACGTGCTTGCCTTCCGCGTCGACGCGGCGCGCAGGCCGTTGAGGATCACGATCACCTCGGCGATCTCGTGCACCAGCACCACCGCCGCAAGCCCCAGGACGCCAAAGAGGGCGAGCGGGAGCAGGGCGGTGATGATCAGCAGCGACAGGATGATGTTCTGGTTGATGATGTGCCGCCCCCGACGGGCATGGGCGAACGCGCGCGGGAGAAGCCGCAGATCGTGACCGGTGAAGGCCACGTCGGCCGACTCGATCGCGGCGTCGGAGCCCGTCGCGCCCATCGCGATCCCGATGTCCGCGGCGGCCAGCGCAGGGGCGTCGTTGATGCCGTCGCCGATCATCGCGACCGGCCCCTTCGCACCGAGCTCTGCGATCGCGGCGGCCTTGTCTTCGGGGCGCAGCTCGGCGCGGACGTCATCGATCCCTGCATGCGCAGCGAGGGCGCGGGCGGTGCGGGCGTTGTCGCCGGTGAGCATGGTCACCCCGATGCCCTGGGTCGCGAGGGTGCGGACCACTTCAGGGACCTCGGGGCGCAGCTCGTCGCGGACGCCGATCGCGGCGACCGGGACGCCGCCGCGGTGGACGATCACGACTGTCATGCCCTGCTCCTCCAGCCCCGCGACCCGGTCGCCGAGGGTCCCGGCGTCGAGCCAGCGCGGGCTGCCGACGGTGATCCGCGCGCCGGCGAGCTCGCCCTCGATGCCGTGCCCGGCCTGCTCGGTCACGCCCTCCGCCGCAGGGGCATCCGGCGCTGCGGCGGTGATCGCGGCGGCGAGGGGGTGGGTGCTGTGCTGCTCCAGAGCGGCCGCCCACGCCAGCGCCTCCGCCTCGCTCACACCGTCCACGGTGAGGACGGCGGTGACGGCGGGCTCGTTGCGGGTGAGGGTGCCGGTCTTGTCGACGGCGACGTGGCGGATCACGCCGAACCGCTCGAACGCGGCACCGGACTTGATGATCACGCCGAACTTGCTCGCCGAGCCGATCGCCGCGACCACGGTCAGCGGCACGGAGATCGCCAGTGCGCAGGGCGATGCCGCGACCAGCACGACCAGGGCGCGGGTGATCCACAGCTCCGGGTCGCCGAGCAGCGAGCCGATGATCGCGACCAGGGCGGCGAGGATCAGCACGCCCGGGACGAGAGGTCGGGCGATGCGGTCGGCGAGGCGGGCGCGGTCGCCCTTCTCCGCCTGAGCCTTCTCCACGAGGTCGACGATCGTGGTCAGTGAGTTGTCGGTGCCTGCCGCGGTCGTTTCGACCTCCAGTGCCCCGGCGGTGTTGATTGCGCCGGCGGAGACGGCATCGCCGGGTTCGACCTCGACCGGGATCGACTCCCCGGTGATCGCGGACGTGTCCAGGCTGGAACGTCCCGTGCGGACGACGCCGTCGGTCGCGATCCGCTCACCCGGCCGCACCAACATCAGCTGCCCGACAGCCAGATCCTTCGCGGCGACCTCGACCGAGACGCCGTCGCGGCGGATGGTGGCGGTCTCCGGGACGAGCTTGAGCAGTGCCCGCAGCCCGCCGCGGGCACGGTCCATCGCCTTGTCCTCCAGCGCCTCGGCGATCGAGTACAGGAATGCCAGCGCTGCGGCCTCCTCGACGTAGCCGAGGATCACCGCGCCGACCGCGCTGATGGTCATCAGCAGCCCGATGCCGAGCTTGCCCTTGAAGAGGTTCCGGATCGCGCCCGGCGTGAACGTCGACGCGCCCAGCAGCAGGCCGATCCAGAACAGCACCAGCGCAGGGATCTCCATCCCGGACCACTCCAGCGCCAGACCGGTGAGGAACGCCACACCGGAGAAGACCGGGACCATGATCCCGCGGTCCCGCCACCAGGGGCGCTCCGCCTCCTCGGCCTCTTCGCCGACTGCGGTCTCAGGCTCGTCGTGCTCGCAGCCGCACGCCGCGCTCACGCGCCCGCTCCCGTCCCGCAGCAGCCCGGCACCGTGCACGAAGCGTCCATGCAGGGCGCGTGCTCGTCCACCGCGAGCGTCACGTCCACCAGCGCGGTCAGCGCCGCCGCGAGGTGCGGGTCCGCGATCTCGTAGCGCGTCTGCCGCCCTTCCGGCTCGGCGACCACGATGCCGCAGTCGCGCAGGCAGGTCAGGTGGTTCGAGACGTTCGAGCGGGTCAGCTCCAGCTCACGCGAGAGCACCGCCGGGTAGCTGGGGCCGTCGAGCAGGGTCATCAGTATCCGGGAGCGCGTCGGGTCCGCCATGGCCCGGCCGAGCCGGTTCATGACGTCGAGACGTGGAGCAATGGTCAGCATGCACTGATCATACAGTGTTGACTGAACTAATCCCAGGATGAATAGTGCACCCTGCGACATTCGGCCCTACCAGTAACCCCGCGGGCGCGCAGCAGCAGCCCGGCGTTTTCGAGCGCGCCGAGGACGCGGACGATGCTGGTGGTGTTGCAGGACACCACCCGGGTCAGGTCCCGGCCGAGCGCGGTGGCGTAGTTGGCCTGGGCGACGAAGGAGTGCCCGGTGGTCGAGTGCGCTTCCCCGCCCTGCACGATCACCTTTACTCCCGCCGCCTGGTAGCGGGGCAGGTTTCCGGCGGCGACGTGCTTGGGGGTCGTATCGACGATCACGTCGCTCTGCGCGAGGAGATCGTCGAGGGTTCCCTCGGGGCGGATGCCGGTGTCCACCATGCCGCTGTGCGCGTCGGGGGTGGCGGCGAATACGGGCAGCCGCGGGACGGCGGATTGTATTCGCCAGTCGGTGACGATGTCCGCGACGCCCACCAGGTGCATGTCGGGTTGGGCGTGGACGGCGTCGGCGACCCTCTTGCCGATCACTCCGTACCCGTTGACGCCGACTCTGATCCTGTCCATCTTCGTCTCCTTTCGTGGTGTTCTTGAGCCGTGCGCGGGTCAGGGGCGGGGTCGGCGGCGCCGCAGCGTCCACAGCAGATAGCTGCCGAGGGCGCCGATCGTGCCGGTCCCGGCGCCGATCAGGACGCCTTCCCGGGAGCGCCATTTCGTGTTCCCGCCGACGAGGGTGCCGATCCCGCTGATCAGCGCGGCGGCGATCATTCCCGCGACGACACGGTTGCCGACGCGTTCGGCGCGCCCGACGAGAGGTTCCAGCTCCGTCGCGCGCAGGTGCACCTCGAACCCGCCGTCTTCGAGGAGATGCCGGAGCCGGCTCAGGGTGGCGGGCAGCTCGGTGAGCAGTGCCCCGGTGTCGGCTCCCGCGCGCGCCCATCGCCGGGCCAGAGCCGGCAGGGACAGCTGGGCGCGGGTGAGCTGCTCAGCGTAGGGCTGCAGGGCGTCGAGCATCTGGAAGTCCGGATCCAGCCGCGCCGCGGTCCCTTCGGCCATCATCAGCACTTTGAACAGCAGCGCCGTCTCCTGCGGAAGGTGCAGCTGGTGCTGCTGCAGGATGCCGAGCAGCTGCTGGAGCATGATTGCGAGGCTGATCTCCGACAGCGAACGGCCCCGGTAGCGGGCCGTGAACGCGGTGATCGCCTGCCGCAGCCCTGCCCGGTCGACGACGTCGGCGGTCCGGGAGAGTTCTATCAGGGCGGTGGTGAGGGTGTCCGGGTCGTCGCGGGTGAAGGCGAGCACGATGCCGGCGAGGCCGTCCGTGGTCTGTTCGGTGAGCTCCCCGACCATCCCGAAGTCGATCAGCGCGAGCGCGCCGTCGGGCTGCACGAACATGTTCCCGGGATGGGGGTCGGCATGGAAGAACCGGTTGTCGAACACCATCGTGAGCACGATGTCGGCACCCAGCCGCGCGAGTGCGACCCGGTCGATGCCGG
This genomic interval carries:
- the merB gene encoding organomercurial lyase; protein product: MGPVPDHGRRHPDRSQGLHHRCVDAVLLRLTARQTADPPHQKLEPRPLLDRPARVESISPASGDTIRVTVDSTAGVTSVEPATAVVSLVSPEAMHSIRSSFCNQVHYFASREDAAGWLTEHPMAQILTVADAFEVGSTLITEMLERPRTGADELSGSCCGPETCC
- the cmtR gene encoding Cd(II)/Pb(II)-sensing metalloregulatory transcriptional regulator CmtR, whose product is MLTIAPRLDVMNRLGRAMADPTRSRILMTLLDGPSYPAVLSRELELTRSNVSNHLTCLRDCGIVVAEPEGRQTRYEIADPHLAAALTALVDVTLAVDEHAPCMDASCTVPGCCGTGAGA
- a CDS encoding heavy metal-responsive transcriptional regulator, with the protein product MRIGELADAAGTTAKTLRFYEDQGLLPPAGRTPSGYRNYTAETIARIDFIHRGQAAGLTLAQIQQILHIRDHGQAPCSHVRDLLDARLTDIDQQLRQLHDLRDTLAGLRDQAEHVEPDTCSSDQVCRYL
- a CDS encoding ABC1 kinase family protein, which translates into the protein MGAGSSRYRQIGAVLRRHGLGVLAGVLGLGGLVPFHRGALGHARQEDPYTNPEHVRVALEELGPTFVKLGQILSTRHDLLPAAWVAEFAKLQDDVAAAPWEGIRDVLREELGADPEHVFAQFDPVPLAAASIGQAYAATLHDGTEVVVKVRRPGVVAQVHEDLDILRNLADRADRRWDAIRQYDLPGLVEEFSRTLRAELDYLQEARNAERFAQEFAHAARVRIPRVHGETTTSRVLTLERMSGVRIDDLEGLDAAGIDRVALARLGADIVLTMVFDNRFFHADPHPGNMFVQPDGALALIDFGMVGELTEQTTDGLAGIVLAFTRDDPDTLTTALIELSRTADVVDRAGLRQAITAFTARYRGRSLSEISLAIMLQQLLGILQQHQLHLPQETALLFKVLMMAEGTAARLDPDFQMLDALQPYAEQLTRAQLSLPALARRWARAGADTGALLTELPATLSRLRHLLEDGGFEVHLRATELEPLVGRAERVGNRVVAGMIAAALISGIGTLVGGNTKWRSREGVLIGAGTGTIGALGSYLLWTLRRRRPRP
- a CDS encoding type II glyceraldehyde-3-phosphate dehydrogenase, whose translation is MDRIRVGVNGYGVIGKRVADAVHAQPDMHLVGVADIVTDWRIQSAVPRLPVFAATPDAHSGMVDTGIRPEGTLDDLLAQSDVIVDTTPKHVAAGNLPRYQAAGVKVIVQGGEAHSTTGHSFVAQANYATALGRDLTRVVSCNTTSIVRVLGALENAGLLLRARGVTGRAECRRVHYSSWD
- a CDS encoding heavy metal translocating P-type ATPase; this encodes MSAACGCEHDEPETAVGEEAEEAERPWWRDRGIMVPVFSGVAFLTGLALEWSGMEIPALVLFWIGLLLGASTFTPGAIRNLFKGKLGIGLLMTISAVGAVILGYVEEAAALAFLYSIAEALEDKAMDRARGGLRALLKLVPETATIRRDGVSVEVAAKDLAVGQLMLVRPGERIATDGVVRTGRSSLDTSAITGESIPVEVEPGDAVSAGAINTAGALEVETTAAGTDNSLTTIVDLVEKAQAEKGDRARLADRIARPLVPGVLILAALVAIIGSLLGDPELWITRALVVLVAASPCALAISVPLTVVAAIGSASKFGVIIKSGAAFERFGVIRHVAVDKTGTLTRNEPAVTAVLTVDGVSEAEALAWAAALEQHSTHPLAAAITAAAPDAPAAEGVTEQAGHGIEGELAGARITVGSPRWLDAGTLGDRVAGLEEQGMTVVIVHRGGVPVAAIGVRDELRPEVPEVVRTLATQGIGVTMLTGDNARTARALAAHAGIDDVRAELRPEDKAAAIAELGAKGPVAMIGDGINDAPALAAADIGIAMGATGSDAAIESADVAFTGHDLRLLPRAFAHARRGRHIINQNIILSLLIITALLPLALFGVLGLAAVVLVHEIAEVIVILNGLRAASTRKAST
- the merA gene encoding mercury(II) reductase gives rise to the protein MPSRFDLAVIGSGGAAFAAAIRATTLGKSVVMIERGTLGGTCVNTGCVPSKALLAAAEARHVAADAGSRFPGIAATAGPVDMHGLVGGKQDLVEAMRSEKYIDVAEAYGWPVRQGEAAFAGTPDASVLEVTAADGTVETIEAAHYLIATGSRPWAPAIEGLDGVDFLTSTSAMELSEVPDSLLVLGGGYVALEMAQLFARLGSKVTLLVRSRLASKEEPEVSKALQEIFADEGIRVVRRAIPTRVTRDPGTGQIVAAAEVSGGVQEFRADEILVALGRAPVTDGLNLETVQVKTGAAGEVVVTDQLQSSNPRVWAAGDVTGHPEFVYVAARHGTLVAENAFTDASTSVDYTRMPRVTFTSPAVGAVGMTEKEVIAAGIRCDCRVLPLEYVPRALVNRDTRGFIKMVANADTGEILGLTAVAKDAGELAAAGVHILGKTITEVADAWAPYLTTAEGIRIVAKAFTTDVSMLSCCA